Part of the Spirochaeta isovalerica genome, CGCTTTTCCACGCCCAGGCTTTCCGCTGCGGTTATTTCGACATGGTCTATGAAATTGCGGTTCCAAAGAGGTTCAAAAAATCCGTTGCCGAAACGGGTGACCAATATGTTCTGAACTGTCTCTTTTCCCAGATAGTGGTCTATTCTGTACAGCTGGCTCTCATTGAAATACTTGAGGATCTCCCGGTTCAATTCTCTGGCGGACTGAAGATCGGTCCCGAAGGGCTTTTCCACTATGAGACGTTTCCATCCACGTTCTTCGCTGTTCAACCCCTGTTCGCTCAGAAATCCGGGAATAAGAGAATAGAGACGGGGCGGAGTGGCCAGATAGAATATATAATTCCCCTCTGTCCCGAGCTGCTTATCCAGACCGGTGAGTTTGTCTTTAAGCTTCACATAATCATCGGGCGAAGAAGTATTGAGCGACTGATAATAGATATCCTGGAAAAAAGAGGAATTCGCTTCATCGCCTTCCATTTCCATATCAGCCTGCAGCTTTTCTCTGAAAGACTCTTCGCTGTACTCTGTCCTTCCGATTCCCAGTATAGCGAATCTGTCAGGCAGATGCCCCCGTTTCTTCAGGTCATAAACGGCGGGCACCAGTTTTCTTTTGGTCAGATCTCCCGATGCCCCGAATATAACGATTATGCAGTTGTCGCTGTTCATGTTGTGCTCCTGTCCCTTAAAACTAATCAAAGATTGATAAAGGTACAATTGTTTTGTTGACAATCTTAATTCTTATTAGTAATTATTACTATATAGAGTTAAAAAAATGAACAGCTACAGCTTAAAAGATTTATATTGTAATAAAAGAGGAAGACAATGGGTAAACTGTCAAAAAATGAAAAAGCACCTGATTTTAAATTACTCGATCAGGACGGAAACTATGTAAGCCTGTCTGATTTCAAAGGGGAAAAAGTGTTCCTCTATTTCTATCCCCGGGCGAATACGCCGGGCTGTACCACCCAGTCCTGCAATGTGCAGGAGGCGCTGCCCGATTTTTCCGATTTGAAAGTCAAAGTACTGGGAATAAGCCCCGACACACCGGACAAGCAGAAAAAATTTGCCGACAAATACGACCTGAAGTTTCCCCTGCTCTGCGATGTTGAAAAAACTGCGGCGGAAGATTTCGGCGTCTGGGGCGAAAAGAAAATGTACGGGAAAGTGTCCATGGGCATTATCCGCTCTTCCTTTCTGATCGATGAGGACGGGAATATACAGGAGACCTGGTACAAGGTAAGTCCGAAAGACACTGTGCCGAAGGTCATGGAAATTCTTCAATAATAAAGAGGGGTCGGTACTATCCGCCCCTCTTTTTCACAGATAAAACAAACAAGACTCGATCCCATTAATAACAGGTACAGTTTCCCTGAACAGAAAGTTGTTGTCAGAATCGAAGAAATCCAAAGTTATGGTGGGAAAGGACAATCCGATCAAAATATCATCCAGTTTATTGAACAGCTGATCCTCGTCAAAAACGTCCAGTCCATTTAAAGATATATCTGAAACATCATCGTCGAGATCGATTGTAGCAACGACTTTACAGCCCGGCATATCAGGATTCCCCGAAGAGTAAACCATAGCCATTTTAAGAGTAATTGCTGCATCAAAACTGAAAGAGCCGTCAAGGAATTCCAGAGAATCATTAAGATCGTCTCCCGTAAGCTCTACAGGCAAACCCATAGTTGTTAAATCATCACCTGATGCTGAGAGTGAGACATCTGCCAGTAACCGGAAATACTCCAGCCGAATCCCATCGGATCCGGTTGCACCAAGGACTTTTACATCAACATCCGACAAACCGGCACTTGCTGAAATGCTGGCGTTTTGAAATTGGAGAATTTTCTCCTCGTTACTATTAAGGATATAATCAAACACAGGCTCATAGGTATCCTGATCTACCACAATCAGATTTTCATGGTTTAAAGTCGCAAAAAGATCTCCTGTGAATTCAGTCCCGCCGAAAGCTTCATCAAAACCGATAACGACGCTGCCCGTATAAGTCAACGGATCGATTTTAACAAACCGGGCAGTTCCGTAATCATATTCGCTCTCTCTTCCCTGAATGAGATCAACAAAGCTTTTCAGTTCGGAGATTTCCTCATCTGTGCTTAAAACGGACAGTTTTCCCATTTTAGTATAAACGATTTCCAATCCACGGATCAGAGGTTCAAAAAAGTCCAGACTGTCCTGCCGGAGATCAGCTCCCGAATAGGAATAAGCCTTCATTTCACTGAACTCATCGGGTATGACGGGGATAACAGCCGAATCTCCGCCGGTGCTACCGTCAGGTGTCACCAGACCGTCATCTCAACCGGCCAGGAATAAAACTAAAACAATTGCGGCAATGACCGCCGGAACCAGGATTTTTTTCATCAACTCAACTCCCTTCAAGCTTTCAATCATGTTACACAATGAGAATTTTAAATCCTTATTAAATAAAGAATTATCCTGTTCAAATAGTACCATTACGAAGAGTGAAACCGAATACTACTACAGGTGTATTTTTCACTAGTCCTCAGTCAGAGCAGAACTAATACCCTGTGCTTTCCAATTGTCATCAATTCAACTATATTTAAAACTGAACAGGAGGAACTGATGGCACAACTGGATTTCCCGTTTGAGGAACTGAAACAATATAGGGGAGTCAATCCCTGTCCCGATAATCTCGATGAATACTGGGATAAAGCGCTGGAGGAACTGGATTTGTTCCCCTGGAATGTCAACCTGCAGAAATCCGCTTTCCAGGCGCCTTTTGCGGAGTGTTTCGACTTGTACTTTACCGGAGTGGACGGCGTAAGAGTCTATGCCAAATATGTCAAACCCCTGAATCAGTCAGATCCCCATCCGGCTGTTATCGAATTTCACGGATATCATATGAACAGCGGAGACTGGTCGGGAAAACTGAAATACGCCGCCGCCGGTTTTTCCGTTGCCTCCATGGACTGCCGCGGCCAGGGCGGAAAGTCGCGGGACAAAATCGAAGTGTCCGGCCCCACGCTGGAAGGCCATATAATCCGGGGTCTGGAAGACGGACCGGACAAGCTCATGTACCGGACACATTTTCTCGATACGGTTCAGCTAGCCCGCATAATCATGAGTTTTGAAGAAGTCGATGAAAAGCGGATAGGCGTAACAGGGGCGTCACAGGGAGGCGGGTTGACTCTCGCCTGCGCCGCACTGGAGCCGCGGATAAAATGCGCCGCTCCCGTATATCCTTTTCTCAGTGATTATAAAAGAGTCTGGGATATGGATCTCGACCTCGATGCCTACGGGGAATTGAGAGCCTATTTCCGCGCCTATGATCCCCATCATGAACGGGAAGATGATATTTTTCATACATTGGGTTATATTGATGTGAAAAACCTGGCCGGCCGGATAAAGGGGAAGGTTCTTATGGGTATAACGATTATGGATAATATATGCCCCCCTTCTACCCAGTTCGCCGCCTATAATCGCATTGAAGCGGAAAAGAGCTGTCTGATTTACCATGACTACGGCCATGAAAATCTACCGGGTATGGAAGATAGAATCTTTACTTTCATGTTGGAAACGCTGGCCGGTTAAAGGATAGATTATGGCCTATAAAATAGTTGTGCACGATGGAAAAGCCCATATGGATGAGGTACTGGGTGCCGCATTGCTGGCTCTTTATATGGGAGAGGAACCGGAAGAAATTATCCGGATGAACTCCTCCGATGCGGAAAGGCAGGTCGCCGAAGGTTCGCTGCCCCCCGATTTATGGTATATAGACTGCGGAATGGAGTTCGATCCCGAAAGACGATTATTCGATCATCATCAGAACAGGGACCTCGATTGCTCCGCTCTTCTCATATTCAAGCGCTATTTCAAGCACCTTGAGGGAACAGAGCTGCACCAGTATGTGGAACTGGTTTCGAAAGTGGATACCAAAGGAGCCATGAGTCTGGATGATTTTCATCTGGTCAGCGAAAGCCGCGATTATTTTTCCTTCAGCCACAATATACTGATCCGGACTTTCGAGGACAATCCCATGATGGTCCTGAAGCTCATGCTTGCGGGACTTGAGGATAAAATTGCCTTTGAACAGGCAAAACAGGTGGCTTCGCTCTGGAGAAAGGAACCGGGTAACATGGAAATTGTTACGGTTTCGGGTATAAAAGTTCTTATTTATCTCACCATGCCGCCCTCTGAACTGACGGCACCGCTCCGCTCTGAAATCAGCCGGCTCGTAGATGAGAAGGAGATAGGGGCGACTCTCTCTTTCGATGAGAAAGTGCCCGGAGCCAGGACTCTCTACAGGACAAATTACGGTCACAATCTCCTGGATTTTACCAGGTGCCGCCCCTCGCAGACTCTATTCTGCCATACCGGTGGTTTCCTGCTGAAATTCAAACCGGAAGATGAAGTAGAGTGGATGCGCCTCCTTTCCGATTCAGTAACCGGATAGAGGATTTTTTCTCATATAAAAGACCGATTCTTTCATCAATGTGCAGAGTCGGTTATTTTTTTATTGACATTACTGTGCATCACACATTATATTATATTCAGGAGGTCAGCATGAGTGAAAATGAAAAAATCATAGATAACCTGCTTCAGGAACTGAAACGGGGAACTCTCGTGCTTACGGTTCTTCTCAATACGGAAGAGTCCTGTTACGGCTATTCGCTGGTTCAGAATCTCAAGGAAAAAGGCGTGGAAATTGAACAGAACACGCTCTACCCTTTACTGCGCCGCCTGGAAAAACAGAATCTGCTGGAAAGTATCTGGGACACCAGCGAAAACAGACCGCGGAAGTACTACAGGATAAGCGAATCGGGAAAAGATGTA contains:
- a CDS encoding acetylxylan esterase; the protein is MAQLDFPFEELKQYRGVNPCPDNLDEYWDKALEELDLFPWNVNLQKSAFQAPFAECFDLYFTGVDGVRVYAKYVKPLNQSDPHPAVIEFHGYHMNSGDWSGKLKYAAAGFSVASMDCRGQGGKSRDKIEVSGPTLEGHIIRGLEDGPDKLMYRTHFLDTVQLARIIMSFEEVDEKRIGVTGASQGGGLTLACAALEPRIKCAAPVYPFLSDYKRVWDMDLDLDAYGELRAYFRAYDPHHEREDDIFHTLGYIDVKNLAGRIKGKVLMGITIMDNICPPSTQFAAYNRIEAEKSCLIYHDYGHENLPGMEDRIFTFMLETLAG
- the bcp gene encoding thioredoxin-dependent thiol peroxidase, whose protein sequence is MGKLSKNEKAPDFKLLDQDGNYVSLSDFKGEKVFLYFYPRANTPGCTTQSCNVQEALPDFSDLKVKVLGISPDTPDKQKKFADKYDLKFPLLCDVEKTAAEDFGVWGEKKMYGKVSMGIIRSSFLIDEDGNIQETWYKVSPKDTVPKVMEILQ
- a CDS encoding PadR family transcriptional regulator yields the protein MSENEKIIDNLLQELKRGTLVLTVLLNTEESCYGYSLVQNLKEKGVEIEQNTLYPLLRRLEKQNLLESIWDTSENRPRKYYRISESGKDVRDSLLKEWQRTNAVIESMLSREDGE
- a CDS encoding MYG1 family protein, with product MAYKIVVHDGKAHMDEVLGAALLALYMGEEPEEIIRMNSSDAERQVAEGSLPPDLWYIDCGMEFDPERRLFDHHQNRDLDCSALLIFKRYFKHLEGTELHQYVELVSKVDTKGAMSLDDFHLVSESRDYFSFSHNILIRTFEDNPMMVLKLMLAGLEDKIAFEQAKQVASLWRKEPGNMEIVTVSGIKVLIYLTMPPSELTAPLRSEISRLVDEKEIGATLSFDEKVPGARTLYRTNYGHNLLDFTRCRPSQTLFCHTGGFLLKFKPEDEVEWMRLLSDSVTG